From Acinetobacter sp. ASP199, the proteins below share one genomic window:
- the hpt gene encoding hypoxanthine phosphoribosyltransferase, translated as MTVQMSVMISAEEIQAKVKELGAQIDAHYANSDKELVLIGLLRGSVIFMADLCRAISKPHELDFMTVSSYGGGTTSSRDVKILKDLDGEIHGKDVLVVEDIIDSGNTLSKVLEILQTRNPNSIQLCTLVSKPSRREIDLDVQFLGFEVEDKFIVGYGLDYDQKYRHIPFIGEIGL; from the coding sequence ATGACCGTTCAAATGAGCGTAATGATTTCCGCTGAAGAAATTCAAGCTAAAGTCAAAGAGCTTGGTGCTCAAATCGATGCACACTATGCCAATAGTGACAAAGAGCTTGTGCTCATCGGTTTGTTACGCGGTTCAGTGATCTTCATGGCGGACTTATGTCGTGCCATTTCCAAGCCGCATGAACTCGATTTCATGACTGTATCCAGCTATGGTGGTGGTACAACCTCAAGCCGTGATGTCAAAATCCTGAAAGATCTGGACGGTGAGATCCATGGTAAAGATGTACTGGTGGTCGAGGACATTATTGACTCAGGCAATACCTTAAGCAAAGTGCTGGAAATCCTGCAAACCCGTAACCCGAACTCGATTCAGCTGTGTACCTTGGTAAGTAAACCTTCACGCCGTGAAATTGATCTGGACGTGCAGTTCCTTGGCTTTGAAGTTGAAGACAAATTTATTGTCGGCTACGGCCTCGACTATGATCAAAAATATCGCCATATTCCATTTATTGGTGAAATTGGTCTTTAA
- a CDS encoding GlsB/YeaQ/YmgE family stress response membrane protein, whose product MWSLIVAIVIGFIAGLIARAIHPGDDKAGFIMTTLLGIAGSLLATYGGRMLGLYEEGSAAGFIASVIGAIIILFIYNMITKRKTV is encoded by the coding sequence ATGTGGTCACTTATAGTTGCAATTGTTATTGGTTTTATCGCAGGTTTAATTGCGCGTGCGATCCATCCTGGAGATGACAAGGCAGGCTTCATTATGACAACCCTACTGGGGATTGCCGGTTCATTACTTGCCACCTATGGCGGTCGTATGTTGGGTCTTTATGAGGAAGGTTCGGCGGCAGGCTTTATCGCTTCGGTGATTGGTGCCATCATCATTCTGTTTATCTACAACATGATTACCAAACGCAAAACTGTCTGA
- a CDS encoding DsbC family protein, protein MLKPTLLLAITALASSLSFADINTVKANLAKNSPDLKIENLQATEMKGIYSASMDGQVVYLNEDAKHLIGGSMIRLADKQNLTRDLVLKQNSIDWKKLPLQDALKTVRGTGKRQLAIFSDPNCPYCKQLEVELKKLNDVTIYTFVLPLKAQSIAPSRQIYCEKNPAQAWEDLISKAIQPKSTKRCTNPVERNLALAKSLDIQGTPAIIFSNGFKVMGAYPAEQIEKILTELGL, encoded by the coding sequence ATGCTGAAACCTACCCTATTGCTGGCTATCACCGCCTTGGCTTCGAGCCTGAGCTTTGCCGATATCAATACAGTCAAAGCCAATCTGGCCAAAAACAGCCCGGACCTGAAAATTGAAAATCTTCAAGCTACGGAAATGAAAGGGATCTATAGTGCTTCTATGGATGGACAGGTAGTTTACCTGAATGAGGATGCCAAGCATCTCATAGGTGGTTCTATGATTCGCCTTGCCGATAAGCAGAATCTTACCCGTGATCTGGTGTTGAAACAGAACAGTATCGACTGGAAAAAGCTGCCTTTACAGGATGCATTAAAAACAGTACGAGGAACCGGTAAACGTCAGCTGGCTATCTTTTCTGACCCAAATTGCCCATATTGCAAACAGCTTGAAGTAGAACTTAAAAAGCTCAATGACGTGACGATTTATACTTTTGTTCTGCCATTAAAAGCTCAATCTATAGCCCCTTCACGACAGATTTATTGTGAAAAAAATCCGGCTCAAGCCTGGGAAGATCTGATTAGCAAAGCTATTCAGCCTAAATCCACTAAACGCTGTACCAATCCGGTAGAGCGTAACTTGGCCTTGGCTAAATCCCTGGATATTCAGGGGACACCAGCAATTATTTTCTCGAATGGTTTTAAAGTCATGGGTGCCTATCCAGCTGAACAGATTGAAAAAATTCTTACAGAACTTGGTCTGTAA
- the dmeF gene encoding CDF family Co(II)/Ni(II) efflux transporter DmeF — translation MQNNSASQHKHQFDQGNPLAQKKILFATILTAVMMVFEIIGGWVFQSMALLADGWHMSSHVLALGLAFAAYKAARHYADDPRFNMGTWRIEILAGYSSAIMLLVIAGFMAFHSIERLFAPVEIHYNEAIPIAILGLLINLVCAWLLHDGGHQHSHGHHHDHEHSHSHEHDLNHQAAFMHVVADALTSVFAIIALLAAKYFGWDILDAVLGIVGSILVARWSIGLLKQTAKTLIDADMDAPVVDEIREVIAEFGPAVKMTDLHVSRVGKGKFACFVALDTTLDLSPDQVRDAISIHEEIVHISVEINPVPSVS, via the coding sequence ATGCAAAATAATAGCGCTTCACAGCACAAGCATCAGTTTGATCAAGGCAATCCGCTGGCACAGAAAAAAATACTGTTTGCCACCATTCTGACTGCCGTGATGATGGTATTTGAGATTATTGGTGGGTGGGTCTTTCAATCCATGGCCTTGCTGGCAGATGGCTGGCATATGAGTTCTCATGTTCTGGCCTTAGGTCTTGCCTTTGCTGCTTACAAAGCTGCACGTCATTATGCCGATGATCCACGCTTTAATATGGGGACTTGGCGTATTGAAATTCTGGCGGGTTATAGCAGTGCCATCATGCTATTGGTGATCGCGGGCTTCATGGCTTTTCATTCGATTGAACGCCTGTTTGCTCCAGTGGAGATTCATTATAATGAAGCCATTCCGATTGCCATCCTGGGACTACTGATCAATCTGGTCTGCGCTTGGTTACTGCATGATGGTGGACACCAACATTCTCATGGACATCACCACGATCATGAGCATAGCCATTCTCATGAACATGACCTGAACCATCAGGCAGCATTTATGCATGTAGTCGCTGATGCCCTGACTTCAGTCTTTGCCATCATTGCCCTGCTCGCCGCTAAGTATTTTGGCTGGGATATTCTGGATGCTGTGCTCGGGATTGTTGGATCAATCCTGGTAGCACGCTGGTCTATTGGTTTATTGAAACAGACCGCAAAGACCCTGATAGATGCCGATATGGATGCACCAGTGGTAGATGAAATCCGTGAAGTAATCGCGGAGTTTGGTCCTGCAGTAAAAATGACTGACCTGCATGTTTCCCGCGTGGGTAAAGGCAAGTTTGCCTGTTTTGTGGCGCTGGATACCACGCTGGATTTAAGTCCTGATCAGGTACGCGATGCTATTTCTATTCACGAAGAAATCGTGCATATTTCTGTAGAAATTAATCCAGTTCCCTCTGTTTCCTAA
- a CDS encoding metal/formaldehyde-sensitive transcriptional repressor, with product MSHLHEDKKILNRVRRLKGQIHAVEASLTQPEPSCIDVLQQVAAIKGAVNGLMNELIEEHLIEHVIKDPEAVNEQDLQDFLKLLKRYG from the coding sequence GTGAGTCATTTGCATGAAGATAAAAAAATATTAAATCGTGTACGACGCTTGAAAGGTCAGATTCATGCCGTGGAAGCCTCACTGACACAGCCTGAACCCAGCTGTATTGACGTGCTGCAACAGGTCGCTGCCATCAAGGGTGCTGTAAATGGCCTGATGAATGAACTGATTGAGGAGCATCTTATAGAACATGTCATCAAGGATCCAGAAGCCGTCAATGAACAGGATCTTCAGGATTTTTTAAAACTGCTCAAGCGTTATGGCTGA